In Spiroplasma sp. SV19, one DNA window encodes the following:
- a CDS encoding NADP-dependent glyceraldehyde-3-phosphate dehydrogenase, with amino-acid sequence MNLELNALINGELMNNGDWLEIISPLNNKPYGRVPALKEKEINQAFQTARQAQKAWAKLTLFERISYLRKWADLLLIHKVELAKIMAYEVGKSLKDGQVEVERSIDYIDYTIEEAKRVFPETLTGDGWNVKNKLGIFSRVPKGVVLAISPFNYPVNLSIAKIAPSLVLGNSVVFKPATNGSLTGLYMAKLAHEVGFPKGVFNVVTGRGRDIGDLLVLNPEIDVISFTGSVAVGNHIRKLGHGKDLVLELGGKDPALVLKDADLTKTVKEIISGAYSYSGQRCTAIKRVLVDETIADELVTLLKTEVSKLEMGSPLENKAIIPLIDIKAAEFVQGLIDDALAKKATLVVGNQRKDNLLSATLIDHVTADMRLAWEEPFGPVLPIIRCKNVEEMIMLANKSNFKLQACIFTNDINAAFKIANELETGTVNINGRTQRGPDSFPFLGIHDSGQGVQGIRETINSVTRFKGLIINY; translated from the coding sequence ATGAACTTAGAATTAAATGCATTAATTAATGGCGAATTAATGAATAATGGTGATTGATTAGAAATTATATCACCACTTAATAATAAACCTTATGGACGTGTTCCAGCGTTAAAAGAAAAAGAAATTAATCAGGCTTTTCAAACAGCACGACAAGCACAAAAAGCTTGAGCAAAATTAACTTTGTTTGAACGAATCAGTTACTTACGAAAATGAGCAGATTTGTTGTTAATTCATAAAGTAGAATTAGCAAAAATTATGGCTTATGAAGTTGGAAAAAGTTTAAAAGATGGTCAAGTTGAAGTTGAACGAAGCATTGATTATATTGATTATACAATTGAAGAAGCAAAACGAGTTTTTCCAGAAACTTTAACTGGTGATGGTTGAAATGTAAAAAATAAACTTGGAATTTTTTCACGAGTTCCTAAGGGTGTTGTTTTGGCAATTTCACCATTTAATTATCCGGTTAACTTAAGTATTGCTAAAATTGCCCCAAGTTTGGTTCTTGGGAATAGCGTTGTTTTTAAGCCAGCAACAAATGGTAGTTTAACTGGCTTATATATGGCAAAGTTAGCCCATGAAGTCGGTTTTCCCAAAGGGGTATTTAATGTTGTAACGGGTCGTGGTCGTGATATTGGTGACTTATTAGTTTTAAATCCAGAAATTGATGTAATTTCTTTTACTGGTTCTGTTGCGGTTGGAAATCACATTCGTAAATTAGGACATGGAAAAGATTTGGTGTTAGAATTAGGTGGAAAAGACCCAGCATTGGTGTTGAAAGATGCTGATTTGACAAAAACAGTAAAAGAAATTATTAGTGGTGCTTATTCATACTCAGGACAACGCTGTACAGCAATTAAGCGAGTATTAGTTGATGAAACAATCGCGGATGAATTAGTTACGCTATTAAAAACAGAAGTTAGCAAGTTAGAAATGGGGTCACCATTAGAAAACAAAGCAATTATTCCACTAATTGATATTAAGGCTGCTGAATTTGTTCAAGGATTAATCGATGATGCTTTAGCAAAAAAAGCAACTTTAGTTGTTGGAAATCAACGAAAAGATAATTTGCTTAGTGCAACTTTAATTGACCATGTTACAGCAGATATGCGCTTAGCTTGAGAGGAACCATTTGGTCCTGTTTTACCAATTATTCGTTGCAAAAATGTTGAAGAAATGATTATGTTAGCAAATAAATCAAACTTTAAGTTACAGGCATGTATTTTTACTAATGATATTAATGCTGCTTTTAAAATTGCTAATGAATTAGAAACAGGAACTGTTAATATTAATGGTCGTACGCAACGTGGTCCTGATTCATTCCCATTTTTAGGGATTCATGATTCAGGACAAGGAGTACAAGGAATTCGTGAAACAATTAATTCAGTTACTCGTTTTAAAGGGTTAATAATTAATTATTAA
- the trmFO gene encoding methylenetetrahydrofolate--tRNA-(uracil(54)-C(5))-methyltransferase (FADH(2)-oxidizing) TrmFO — MVKPKINIIGAGLAGTEAAYQLARRGMQVNLYESKRINKNPVQKQDTFAELVCSNSLRSDSLTNGVGLLKQEMLAFDSLIIKAAYASRVPAGGALAVDRQQFSDYITSWLTKHPNVTLIDQEVTKIDLTAITLITSGPLTTPSLQNEIQQLLGKEYFYFYDAAAPIITKESIDFQKVYYKSRYDKGEGKDYINCPMTKAEFEIWVQALITAETVALREFEKEIYFEGCMPIEIMAKRGIKSLLFGPLKPVGLEKPNGERPYAVIQLRQDDAIDTLYNVVGFQTNLKFPEQKRLLTMIPGLENANIVRYGVIHKNNFINSPVLLNQFLQLKSHQNIFFAGQIIGVEGYVESAATGIISALNIANTLNKKTMLTFPPETMMGSLTNYIINASPTNFQPMKANFGIVPSLDQHFKVKADKYLAYSERALTKLTNFIKNNKINDEINF; from the coding sequence ATGGTAAAACCAAAAATTAATATTATTGGTGCTGGTTTAGCTGGAACGGAAGCGGCTTATCAGTTGGCAAGAAGAGGAATGCAAGTTAACTTATATGAAAGTAAACGAATTAATAAAAACCCTGTGCAAAAGCAAGATACTTTTGCGGAATTAGTTTGTTCAAATTCATTACGAAGCGATAGTTTAACAAATGGCGTTGGTTTATTAAAGCAAGAAATGCTAGCTTTTGATTCATTAATTATTAAGGCTGCTTATGCTAGTCGAGTCCCAGCTGGTGGTGCTTTGGCGGTTGATCGTCAACAGTTTTCAGATTATATTACAAGTTGGTTAACAAAACATCCTAATGTAACTTTAATTGACCAAGAAGTTACAAAAATTGATTTAACAGCAATTACTTTAATTACATCAGGACCATTAACAACACCAAGTTTACAAAATGAGATTCAACAATTATTAGGAAAAGAGTACTTTTATTTTTATGATGCAGCAGCACCAATTATTACAAAAGAAAGTATTGATTTTCAGAAGGTTTACTATAAGTCTCGTTATGATAAAGGGGAAGGTAAAGATTATATTAATTGTCCAATGACAAAAGCAGAATTTGAAATATGAGTTCAAGCATTGATTACAGCGGAGACAGTTGCCTTACGTGAATTTGAAAAAGAAATTTATTTTGAAGGATGTATGCCAATTGAAATAATGGCAAAGCGGGGCATTAAATCATTGTTATTTGGCCCGTTAAAACCAGTTGGTTTGGAAAAACCAAATGGTGAACGACCATATGCTGTTATTCAATTACGGCAAGATGATGCAATTGATACTTTGTATAATGTTGTGGGATTCCAAACTAATTTAAAATTTCCTGAACAAAAACGTCTTTTGACCATGATTCCGGGCTTAGAAAATGCTAATATTGTGCGTTATGGTGTCATTCATAAAAATAATTTTATTAATTCACCAGTATTACTAAATCAATTTTTACAATTAAAATCCCACCAAAATATTTTCTTTGCTGGTCAGATTATTGGAGTAGAAGGTTATGTTGAATCAGCAGCAACTGGAATTATTAGTGCTCTTAATATTGCAAACACTTTAAATAAGAAAACAATGTTAACTTTCCCTCCAGAAACAATGATGGGATCATTAACAAATTATATTATTAATGCTTCGCCAACTAATTTTCAACCAATGAAGGCCAACTTTGGAATTGTTCCTAGTCTTGACCAGCATTTTAAAGTAAAAGCTGATAAGTATTTAGCATATAGTGAACGTGCTTTAACAAAATTAACCAATTTTATTAAAAACAATAAGATAAATGATGAAATTAACTTTTAA
- a CDS encoding valine--tRNA ligase, with amino-acid sequence MAKELSKKYEHNLVEEGKYQFWKNKGYFTADVKSNKPSFSIVIPPPNVTGKLHLGHAWDTTLQDLIIRYKKLMGFDTLYLPGMDHAGIATQAKVEERLRITKNVLRHDLGREKFIEQVWAWKEEYAEVIRAQWAKLGLALDYSREQFTLNNNLSSAVQKVFIDLYQKGLIYRGKRIISWDPVQKTALSNIEVLYQEQKGKMYYFKYFLENSTSEYLTIATTRPETMFADQCVVVNPNDKRYQQYWNKKVINPANGDLIPVLCDDYVDQEFGTGAMKCTPAHDANDFEIALRHNLTMPICMNTDGTMNEMAGKYANQDRFIARENLVADLTKQNLIVEIKDHFHQVGFSERSGAIVEPYLSDQWFVKMDYFAEKIIKFQRTNEQINFYPSRFNTTLINWMEKIQDWCISRQLWWGHQIPAWYMKDDPTKIHVGLTPPDNTNNWLQDEDVLDTWFSSALWPMTTLGWNWDETLFQRYFPTNVLVTGYDIIFFWVSRMMFDSLEFTNKKPFNDVLIHGLIRDEEGRKMSKSLGNGIDPMDVINDYGTDTLRYFLVTNSAPGQDLRYSQEKINGAWNFINKLWNAARYVEMNLSSDFQPFTNFDQEIKELLTKHQESAIDQWILTELTKTISKVKVNMERYEFVLVGKDLYDFVWNKFCSWYIELTKVNLQSDNQTIKTVTKQTLFYVLKQILVMLHPFIPFVTEEIYQKLNLKASIMLETYPTTNFNYDVEYLNLVTEIIGAMREIRNNYQIKKQQLIEIWLDVTNNKTKIDNTIISLINDFIFKMVNSEIKGILKEKDLKQTYVTVPLTNVILEVIATDIIDLAAEQTKITTELKRLEEELIRSKNILNNQNFLAKASPEKIQIEQEKYTKYLEQYEQLKEKVVYGKTKN; translated from the coding sequence ATGGCAAAGGAATTAAGCAAAAAATATGAGCATAATCTGGTAGAAGAAGGTAAGTATCAATTTTGAAAAAATAAAGGATATTTTACTGCGGATGTAAAAAGTAATAAGCCAAGTTTTAGTATTGTGATTCCACCGCCAAATGTAACGGGGAAGTTACATTTAGGTCATGCGTGAGACACAACCTTGCAAGATTTAATTATTCGTTATAAAAAATTAATGGGGTTTGATACATTATATTTACCAGGAATGGATCATGCTGGGATTGCAACCCAGGCAAAAGTTGAGGAACGTTTACGAATAACAAAGAATGTTTTACGTCATGATTTAGGACGCGAAAAATTTATTGAGCAAGTTTGAGCATGAAAAGAAGAATATGCCGAAGTTATCCGCGCTCAATGAGCTAAATTGGGGTTAGCACTAGATTATTCACGTGAACAATTTACCTTAAACAACAATTTATCATCAGCGGTACAAAAAGTTTTTATTGACTTATATCAAAAAGGATTAATTTATCGTGGAAAGCGAATTATTTCGTGAGATCCAGTGCAAAAAACAGCACTATCAAATATTGAGGTTTTATACCAAGAACAAAAAGGTAAAATGTATTATTTTAAATATTTTTTAGAAAATAGTACTAGTGAATATTTAACTATTGCGACAACCCGACCAGAAACAATGTTTGCTGATCAATGTGTTGTTGTTAATCCAAATGATAAACGTTATCAGCAATATTGGAATAAAAAGGTTATTAACCCTGCTAATGGAGATTTAATTCCTGTTCTTTGTGATGATTATGTTGACCAGGAATTTGGAACTGGAGCAATGAAATGTACGCCAGCACATGATGCAAACGATTTTGAAATTGCGTTGCGTCATAATCTAACAATGCCAATTTGTATGAATACTGATGGAACAATGAACGAAATGGCAGGAAAATATGCAAACCAAGATCGATTTATTGCTCGCGAAAATTTAGTTGCTGATTTAACAAAACAAAATTTAATTGTTGAAATAAAAGACCATTTTCATCAAGTTGGTTTTTCCGAACGAAGTGGTGCAATTGTTGAACCATATTTATCTGACCAATGATTTGTTAAAATGGATTATTTTGCTGAAAAAATTATTAAATTTCAAAGAACAAATGAGCAAATTAACTTTTACCCTTCACGTTTTAATACAACATTAATCAATTGAATGGAAAAGATTCAAGATTGATGTATTTCACGGCAACTATGATGGGGGCATCAAATTCCAGCGTGATATATGAAAGATGACCCTACTAAAATTCATGTTGGATTAACTCCACCAGATAATACAAATAATTGATTACAAGATGAAGATGTTTTAGACACATGATTTTCATCAGCATTATGGCCAATGACAACATTAGGGTGAAATTGAGATGAAACATTATTTCAACGCTATTTTCCAACTAATGTTTTAGTAACTGGTTATGATATTATTTTCTTTTGAGTTTCAAGAATGATGTTCGATTCATTAGAATTTACTAATAAGAAACCTTTTAATGATGTTTTAATTCATGGTTTGATTCGTGATGAAGAAGGACGCAAAATGAGTAAATCGTTGGGAAATGGGATTGATCCAATGGATGTCATTAATGATTATGGCACTGATACTTTGCGTTACTTTTTAGTGACAAATAGTGCTCCAGGACAAGATTTACGATATTCACAAGAAAAAATTAACGGTGCTTGAAATTTTATTAACAAGTTGTGAAATGCTGCGCGTTATGTGGAAATGAATTTATCAAGTGATTTTCAACCATTTACAAATTTTGATCAAGAAATTAAAGAATTATTAACTAAGCATCAAGAAAGTGCAATTGATCAATGAATTTTAACAGAGTTAACAAAAACAATTAGTAAAGTTAAAGTCAATATGGAACGATATGAGTTTGTTTTAGTTGGTAAAGATTTGTATGATTTTGTATGAAATAAGTTTTGTTCATGATATATTGAATTAACAAAAGTTAATTTACAAAGTGATAATCAAACAATTAAAACAGTAACAAAACAAACATTGTTTTATGTTTTAAAGCAAATTTTGGTGATGTTACATCCCTTTATTCCATTTGTTACTGAAGAAATTTATCAAAAATTAAATTTAAAAGCATCAATTATGTTAGAAACATATCCAACAACGAATTTTAATTATGATGTTGAATACTTAAATTTAGTAACAGAAATTATTGGTGCAATGCGCGAAATACGAAACAATTATCAAATTAAAAAACAACAATTAATTGAAATTTGATTGGATGTAACAAATAATAAAACTAAAATTGATAACACAATAATCTCATTAATTAATGATTTTATTTTTAAAATGGTAAATAGTGAAATTAAAGGTATTCTAAAAGAAAAGGACCTTAAACAAACGTATGTCACAGTTCCCTTAACAAATGTAATTTTAGAAGTAATTGCTACCGATATTATTGATTTAGCAGCTGAACAAACAAAAATCACCACGGAATTAAAACGGTTAGAAGAAGAACTTATTCGTAGTAAAAATATTTTGAATAACCAAAACTTTTTAGCAAAAGCGAGTCCGGAAAAAATTCAAATTGAACAAGAAAAATATACAAAGTATTTGGAACAATATGAACAGTTAAAAGAGAAGGTAGTTTATGGTAAAACCAAAAATTAA
- a CDS encoding lipoprotein encodes MKKLLSLLGALLLSATSATVVVSCKPNAKEDPGDNSQDTNILLEINQKAKSKIKDVLKNYLYFNSEQNPLLANLYNKVNDNKKDYVLTATNDHEYITFFNQVLQKVVTIVNNDLIQEYSNYYLNSVPIILDNNKFNARVNYIDLVEIKKQFSEANISDLQAVGVLFNSVITIQFKNLTLFTWIGDKFEITNNVPLYQNIQKLVSNGILNVFRKNIFDAIKAIILDKDTKYFKGLYDNFNIDYSKNNSVLSQKLQNYFNDVIKNKAELQPYQITFNDNVDVITTISTGFDDFKIDHNKAGVAFFKYLNSKNIFEITEANSANFVAYYQTEILPDFKIEDNNIILGQFKINLECFNVLGLKLVTNDYEQNNINILISNAGFTTKLNNFGNLIINYFEYINKGVMKKYLNDVVRSGNWFGWGYNRLSKQEIRSIIKPDGLRFSDFLKLDLLRFKEWLNKNEKLIEDFDLFSFGLLNNQNKLWYGKDNLDFNGCIYYDVSKKIILVFLLVQIV; translated from the coding sequence ATGAAAAAATTACTTAGTTTATTAGGTGCTTTGTTGTTATCAGCAACTAGTGCAACGGTTGTTGTTAGTTGTAAACCAAATGCAAAAGAAGATCCTGGTGATAATAGCCAAGATACTAATATTTTATTAGAAATAAATCAAAAAGCAAAAAGTAAAATTAAAGATGTATTAAAAAATTATTTATATTTTAATTCTGAGCAAAATCCATTGTTAGCAAATTTGTACAATAAGGTGAATGATAATAAAAAAGACTATGTCTTAACTGCTACGAATGATCACGAATATATTACCTTTTTTAATCAAGTTTTACAAAAAGTTGTTACTATAGTTAATAATGATTTAATTCAAGAATATTCTAATTACTATTTGAATTCAGTGCCAATTATTTTAGATAATAATAAGTTTAATGCCAGAGTTAATTATATTGATTTAGTAGAAATTAAAAAACAGTTTTCTGAGGCGAATATATCAGATTTGCAAGCAGTAGGAGTTTTATTTAACTCAGTAATTACAATTCAGTTTAAAAATTTGACATTATTTACTTGAATTGGTGATAAATTTGAAATTACTAATAATGTTCCTTTATATCAGAATATTCAAAAATTAGTGTCAAATGGTATTTTGAATGTTTTTCGAAAAAATATTTTTGATGCAATTAAAGCAATAATTCTTGATAAGGATACAAAATATTTTAAAGGATTATACGATAACTTTAATATTGATTATAGTAAAAATAATAGTGTTCTTTCGCAAAAGTTACAAAATTATTTTAATGATGTAATTAAAAACAAGGCAGAATTACAGCCTTATCAAATCACATTTAATGACAATGTTGATGTTATTACAACAATCAGCACGGGATTTGATGATTTTAAAATTGATCATAATAAGGCCGGGGTAGCTTTTTTCAAGTATCTGAATAGTAAAAATATTTTTGAAATAACCGAAGCAAACTCGGCTAATTTTGTCGCGTATTATCAAACTGAAATTTTACCAGATTTTAAGATTGAGGATAATAATATTATTTTAGGTCAATTTAAGATTAATTTAGAGTGTTTTAATGTTTTGGGCTTAAAATTAGTAACTAATGATTATGAACAAAACAATATTAATATTTTAATTTCAAATGCAGGATTTACCACAAAGTTAAATAATTTTGGTAATTTAATTATTAATTATTTTGAATATATTAATAAGGGGGTTATGAAAAAATATCTCAATGATGTTGTGCGTTCGGGTAATTGATTCGGCTGGGGGTATAATAGATTATCAAAACAAGAAATTAGATCCATTATAAAACCAGATGGTCTTCGTTTTAGTGATTTCTTAAAATTGGATTTACTAAGGTTTAAAGAATGACTTAATAAAAATGAAAAGTTGATTGAAGATTTCGATTTATTTTCTTTTGGTCTTTTGAATAATCAGAATAAATTATGATATGGTAAGGACAACCTTGACTTTAATGGGTGTATATATTATGATGTTTCTAAAAAAATAATTTTGGTTTTTCTTTTGGTTCAAATAGTTTAA
- a CDS encoding AEC family transporter, whose translation MQILLVENKVSKAIIDTLTAWGFWSAIIATIFVIFLGWLLTKKGTLKQEWDVIFIKILVVIGLPALVFEGFMSDATVEDVKQEAAVLLSGFLFYIILGIIAKYFYIKYDRDVQDALSMSMTFAATSFFGIPIVTALFPGPDAKIASNIFNVPYHVFLYSLGFIIMGKDNKGYLQDKVVIKNNFKNRCKYGWKMFKTNSKKILLNPILLATIIGFVFWVTQLIPGIAVVPDQSTIGSGKYFSPLRLDNTFPPIKKILVTLQAICTPLAWLAIGINLTKGKLKDSLKSFKTWYGTMMKVLVAPVIGLAITLIVAVIGKETGAWTINSMGLTIIVIMLAAPPASVIVAYSINFKKETLLTSNVTLLSTLMSIIILPFWIIITTAIGSTSLFN comes from the coding sequence ATGCAAATATTATTGGTTGAAAATAAAGTTAGTAAGGCAATTATTGACACATTAACAGCATGAGGGTTTTGAAGTGCAATTATTGCCACAATTTTTGTTATATTTTTAGGGTGACTTTTGACAAAAAAAGGAACTCTAAAACAAGAATGAGATGTTATTTTTATTAAAATATTAGTTGTGATTGGTTTACCAGCTTTAGTTTTTGAAGGCTTTATGTCTGATGCTACTGTTGAAGATGTTAAACAAGAGGCGGCTGTTTTATTAAGTGGTTTTTTATTTTATATTATTTTAGGAATTATTGCCAAATATTTTTATATTAAATATGATCGTGATGTCCAAGATGCTTTATCAATGAGTATGACTTTTGCTGCAACTTCATTTTTTGGGATTCCAATTGTAACCGCCTTGTTTCCAGGACCTGATGCTAAAATTGCTTCAAATATTTTTAATGTTCCGTATCATGTCTTTTTATATTCACTAGGATTTATTATTATGGGGAAAGACAATAAAGGTTATTTACAAGATAAAGTTGTTATTAAAAATAACTTTAAGAACCGCTGTAAATATGGTTGAAAGATGTTTAAAACTAATTCCAAAAAGATTCTCTTAAATCCCATTTTATTAGCAACAATTATTGGGTTTGTTTTTTGAGTAACACAATTGATTCCGGGAATTGCAGTTGTTCCTGACCAAAGTACGATTGGTAGTGGGAAGTATTTTTCACCATTACGATTAGATAATACTTTTCCCCCAATCAAAAAAATCTTAGTAACATTACAAGCAATTTGTACACCGTTAGCATGATTAGCAATTGGAATTAATTTAACAAAAGGAAAATTAAAAGATAGTTTAAAAAGTTTTAAAACATGATATGGAACAATGATGAAGGTTTTAGTAGCCCCAGTTATTGGATTAGCAATAACATTGATTGTAGCAGTAATTGGCAAAGAAACTGGGGCTTGAACAATAAATAGTATGGGATTAACAATTATTGTTATTATGTTAGCGGCGCCACCAGCTTCAGTTATTGTTGCATATTCAATTAATTTTAAAAAAGAAACCTTATTAACAAGTAATGTAACATTATTATCAACTTTAATGTCAATTATTATTTTGCCGTTTTGAATTATTATTACAACAGCAATTGGATCGACTAGCTTATTTAATTAG
- a CDS encoding sodium-dependent transporter, whose amino-acid sequence MKKKRHVSKFGFIVSTLGAAIGLGNVWGFPTLLKANGGLAFFVLYILAIVTCAIPLLILEFNIGNMRRKSLVNIFEEENPTASRFIGWFQSAFMFIVANYYTVLIGYVLISLLLNFTNLINTPLWFNNNILNAGGVGVTGTVNFQWMAYLAFVVIVITAGVIVMFRAKGIEKANVIFIPVLFVILLVLAIYVLTIPGALAGLGTVLMPTEKTLTSFGNVQVWSDAFGLGVFTVCVGSGFMLLFAGAASKRQDNANKAYILSFGVLAISLLTLILVFGSAGVLVHETYPGLTSIDDYAKAIDQAFPNNDGASFIFNVFPQTFSVINQHTIVGFGNFLGILFFTALLFAGLSSIIAMLEVVVNSVFSNYKVNEKKVILILMLLMAVIGLTLMFKDTNQLIYSFQALAGSVNMLLMAITELILFIHIYKKLKLVIAYNNEHSWIKIGKTYKFTVSYVTVFLLAVNIIFMFYAFISSGLSKLWWLSVLAVLLGIIIPLLVSLLSITVLRKYQVKAISNYGNEGAK is encoded by the coding sequence ATGAAAAAAAAGAGGCATGTTAGTAAGTTTGGTTTTATTGTTTCCACATTAGGAGCAGCGATTGGACTTGGTAATGTTTGAGGATTCCCCACTTTATTAAAAGCAAATGGGGGTTTAGCTTTTTTTGTATTATATATTTTAGCAATTGTGACGTGTGCGATTCCATTATTGATTTTAGAGTTTAATATTGGAAATATGCGTCGAAAATCATTAGTTAATATTTTTGAAGAAGAAAATCCAACAGCAAGTCGTTTTATTGGTTGGTTTCAATCAGCATTTATGTTTATTGTAGCTAATTATTATACGGTTTTAATTGGTTATGTTTTAATTTCCTTGTTATTAAATTTTACAAATTTAATTAACACCCCATTATGATTCAATAATAATATTTTAAATGCTGGTGGTGTTGGTGTAACAGGAACAGTTAATTTTCAATGAATGGCGTATTTAGCATTTGTTGTGATTGTGATTACGGCTGGTGTTATTGTCATGTTTCGTGCAAAAGGAATTGAAAAAGCAAATGTTATTTTTATTCCTGTTTTATTTGTGATTTTATTAGTATTAGCAATTTATGTTTTAACAATTCCGGGGGCTTTAGCAGGACTGGGGACAGTTCTAATGCCAACAGAAAAGACCTTAACATCATTTGGTAATGTGCAAGTTTGAAGTGATGCTTTTGGGTTAGGAGTTTTTACCGTTTGTGTTGGTTCGGGATTTATGTTATTGTTTGCTGGAGCTGCTTCGAAACGACAAGATAATGCTAATAAAGCTTATATTTTATCGTTTGGAGTGTTGGCAATTTCGTTATTGACCTTAATTTTAGTATTTGGTTCAGCAGGAGTATTGGTCCATGAAACATATCCAGGATTAACATCAATTGACGATTATGCTAAGGCAATTGATCAAGCATTTCCTAATAATGATGGTGCTAGTTTTATTTTTAATGTTTTTCCCCAAACCTTTAGTGTTATTAACCAACACACTATTGTTGGGTTTGGTAATTTTTTAGGAATTTTATTTTTTACAGCATTATTATTTGCCGGGTTAAGTAGTATTATTGCAATGCTTGAAGTTGTTGTTAATAGTGTTTTTTCAAATTACAAGGTTAATGAAAAGAAAGTTATTTTAATCTTAATGTTATTAATGGCAGTGATTGGTTTAACTTTAATGTTTAAGGATACTAATCAGTTGATTTATTCGTTTCAAGCGTTAGCGGGAAGTGTTAATATGTTATTAATGGCGATAACAGAACTAATTTTATTTATCCACATTTATAAAAAATTAAAACTTGTTATTGCTTATAATAATGAACACTCATGAATTAAAATTGGTAAAACATATAAGTTTACCGTTTCATATGTAACAGTATTTTTGTTAGCTGTTAATATTATCTTTATGTTTTATGCCTTTATTAGTTCAGGTTTGTCAAAACTATGATGATTATCAGTGTTAGCAGTTTTATTAGGAATTATAATTCCACTGTTAGTTAGTCTTTTATCGATTACCGTTTTACGAAAATATCAAGTAAAAGCAATTTCAAATTATGGGAATGAAGGAGCAAAATAA
- a CDS encoding Pr6Pr family membrane protein: protein MFYQKETWKDWRVYYKLFFAILIGCGIFAALIESYVHGITVNVKNPTWTAEATKNFINDKGDYTFNYFSYFTMQTNLLVFAWLLGAGLFPKYEGKSKWLGYKLTLAITTYISITFLIFNLMLLPFDQPQTWKAWLYSTIQHVICPIAMIVYFLFFMERQNNITITKVYWRQDLWKLYFYPIAWAIVNMIRGEFRWQAGKAFPYQYFFLNIHASKGGIPGAVWFVIAVIAVSGLVFGLGTLYNYCSYNLLIRKKL from the coding sequence ATGTTTTACCAGAAAGAAACTTGAAAGGACTGACGAGTTTATTATAAATTATTTTTTGCAATATTAATTGGATGTGGTATCTTTGCGGCGTTAATTGAAAGTTATGTTCATGGAATTACTGTTAATGTGAAAAATCCGACATGAACAGCAGAAGCAACAAAAAACTTTATTAATGATAAAGGTGATTATACTTTTAATTATTTTAGTTATTTTACAATGCAAACAAATCTGTTAGTGTTTGCCTGACTGCTTGGGGCAGGGTTATTTCCTAAATATGAAGGAAAAAGCAAATGATTAGGTTATAAACTAACTTTAGCAATTACAACTTATATTAGTATTACTTTTTTAATTTTTAATTTAATGTTATTACCATTTGATCAACCTCAAACTTGAAAAGCTTGGTTATATTCAACAATTCAACATGTTATTTGTCCAATAGCAATGATTGTCTATTTTTTATTCTTTATGGAACGACAAAATAATATTACAATAACAAAAGTTTATTGACGACAAGATCTTTGAAAACTTTATTTTTATCCAATTGCATGAGCAATTGTTAATATGATTCGTGGTGAATTTCGTTGACAAGCGGGGAAAGCATTTCCCTATCAATATTTTTTCTTAAATATTCATGCATCAAAAGGTGGCATTCCGGGGGCAGTATGATTTGTCATTGCGGTTATTGCTGTTTCTGGTTTAGTTTTTGGGTTAGGAACATTATATAATTATTGTTCATATAATTTGTTAATAAGAAAAAAATTGTAA
- the rpmA gene encoding 50S ribosomal protein L27 — MKFLLGLQLFASKKGVGSTKNGRDSHSKRLGAKRADGQAIRAGSIIYRQRGTKVHPGVNVGRGGDDTLFALIDGIVKFEKFGRNKTKASVYQKPAK, encoded by the coding sequence ATGAAGTTCTTATTAGGCTTACAGTTATTTGCTTCAAAAAAGGGAGTAGGATCGACTAAAAATGGTCGTGATTCACATTCAAAACGTTTAGGAGCAAAAAGAGCTGACGGTCAAGCAATTCGAGCTGGATCAATAATTTATCGTCAACGCGGAACAAAAGTTCACCCAGGAGTAAATGTTGGGCGTGGTGGGGATGATACCTTATTTGCCTTAATTGATGGGATTGTTAAGTTTGAAAAATTTGGACGAAACAAAACAAAAGCATCAGTTTATCAAAAACCAGCTAAATAA